The Neurospora crassa OR74A linkage group V, whole genome shotgun sequence sequence TAGACACCTTATTGTAGGTAGCATGTCGCGTGCTAAACAGCCCGCTAGCGGTAGGTTTGTTGTTCACTGTATCGGTGGAGAACTGAAGCATCCGTGCCTTCCAACGGTCCACCCATGCGCAAAGCTCCCGAATCTTtgcctttcttttccttcacaTGCCAAGGTTCCGTCATACACTTGAGCCCTGGTAGGTCGGCGACCCGTAGTTTGCGCCATCACGAATTTGCATAAAGTTATCTCAAAGAAGTAATCAAATCGCCAAGGTCTCTCTTCGTTCTCCATCAACAACGGCCGCCTCCACAGAAGTGGGAATGATGTTCGGTTCACTGCCCGAGCGTCCGAACGACTTCCTCTGCTGACTTCATTGGCTCCTTCACCACCCCATGTTCGTTCAGACCACCGAAAACACGCTATGTAGCAGCACTAACGAGAAGGCGTCAGAAGGAGGTCCACTGAAGTGTGTACATTACCCTATAAGACGATTTGACGTCGAGATGAGAGGCACATGGGAGAATGCAACAAACTGAGGGCAAAATCAGCAAAAAGTCTTGAAGGTGAGCTGAGATGTATGACTACGTAGAGGATAGTCGAACACCCACTTCAACCTCAGCGGACCCGGTACCTGGCCGCTAGAACGTGAAAGGAAGCATCTCCCTTCAATTTTCAAATGCCGTCACGCTGTCCACAAGATgatagtgtacactacatggCGCCCTCGCTGTCCGCTAGTGTACTATCACCGTTCATCACCACCTCACACTGGCCCTGCCGATCCTTGTCCACAACGAGTCTAGCCTGCTGAGACCAGAATCGCACCTAAAACTCGTGGGCGCCGGTGGACGACAATGATGCGGGGAAGTTGTGCCCATCCTGTTTTttcatcttttcttttttccctctgCGTGATTTCAACACCAGAACAGCACTCCTCCGTTCGACATCTACTGTGTAAAGACCGCGTGCAATTGGCTTGAAATGACCGCGTGATCTCTTTGCCCACAAGTTCTTGCCAGTTATTCATCTTCAACGCTCCTTTTCGCATGCCACTGCAGTCATCCTCTTACACGACATGAGGGtaatggttttttttttttttttttttttttttttttttgttaaTCGTCCATGTCAGCCGTTTGTTAATTTCTCTGTGGGTTGGTCGAACCGTCTTTTCCGTCGATGGCCACGTACTTGAAAAATGCGATGCTTCATTCCTCCACGCGCATCATTAGGGTTTGACCTTTCTATACCAGCTGCCTCTGCGTGGGCGAAGCTCTTTCCAAAGTTCTGAGATATCAAAAAGTCCCAGATGGGGCAGGTCACAAACCGCTAGCCTAATCTGGAATTTATCTGGTTTCTGATTGGTGGATGAGATGGTATCCAGTACTTAAATACATCTGACAAGTCTCGCAGGCCCGCGGCATTGTTTCGCTATAACTCCACCTCGCCCCCGTCGTCGGTACCCCAACCTCAATTTCACTTTCAGGCTTCTCCCCCACTTTCCGTTCCGAAGACTCCCGCCCTCCGTCGTCCAGATAGGCCTGTGGCTTGGCTGTCGGCCATTTCTCGGAGCGTTCCTTTACTTGGCTCACTGATGTGGCTGTGGCTCGGAATGCCCGTGGTCGTGAGTCTGCCCGATTTTTACCTTCctagtagtgtaggtagtggCCTAGTGGTTCACCTTTAGCTAGCGCTTGGATCCTTAAATTTCGACCAAAAACAAACACCATAGCAGATGGAGAGATTATCTCCAACCAGGCGAGTCCTCCTCTGATACAGCATCCGAAACGACGCCGTAAGCATATTGGTCATGAAGTTGGCACTATCGCGCGGCACAAAACATGCCCTTGTCACTATAATATCACCGCACAACTGATGACAATCTTCTGTGTACCATGTTATCTTTTTAAGATTTCAGATATCGAATGCAAAGCCAACCATTTTGGTTTCCGAAGGGGCGCCAATCCACACTcgactagtgtagtgtaataTCATCAGCTGGACTTCGGAGCCCGCCGTATCCAGATTGAATAAGTCTCGGCCACCCATTGGCTTGTTCCCACTTCGATGGAACGTTGTAATCCTGGACAGCAGCACGCGAGCCTTGCTCGAGCCTTGCTGATTCGCGCAGCCAAGGGCCCTGTCGACGGGATTCCAGTTCTTCACACCTCAAATGCCTGGGCAACCAGATACTTCCTAGACCATGCGCTCCGCTCTCCTCATTGTAACCTAGTGTGTATAGTCTCCCCGGAATCGCATCTTCTCACCTTGTCACCGAGGCTGTTCCCGCCTCGGCATTTGACTCTGCTCGAAGCGAGCAGCGACATCGGCCTGGGCAACCGGGATGTCATGATATTCTTTTGAAACTCTTTTTTTCTActtttttcgttttttttttttttgtttctcgtGCCGTACCTAGCTGCTTTCCGACATCCGATTATTTCATCATTGCTGGCGAAGTGGACTCTTTGAAGACCTGGTGCTCTCCATAGATCATCTACAGTACGGCTGAGATCACGGGGGGGCTAAAACGGCACGGGCGGGTACTGATGCCACCATCTTTTTTCCTCCACAGCTGTGTCATTAGCTTTGCAATGCTTGCAGAAAGGGCGCTTCCGGGTCATGATCGACAAAGACAACTACGCGAACGAGATACTGCATAGTACACTCGTCCGAGTTGCTATCCTCACTTTCACTTGCAAAGTTACGTTGTCAGCAACATCGCCTTGGTACCAACCACTGGAAATACATACACAGTACAAGCTGACGGGGTTCCGGGGACAACCTTCACTGAGGGGGAGGCACAGCTCTCTCCGCTCCCGAAGGATCGCCACTCTTCAACCTCGGAGTTGGCTTTCTCACTCTGTTCGAGGTTCGAGGCCATCTCTCTGGCCTCTCTCCTTGACCAGTAGTTCTGGAACTTCGAACAACTGCGGGCAACTGCCTTGTGTATTTCCATCTTCAGAATCCACAGCTGATCGTCTCAGCTCAGTGCTACGTATCATGATTCAATACAAGCGCCCTGTGTTGCACATATAATAGTACGGGTGTGAGCTGTAGATGCGAGGAGTGCCTGGCGCTCAGCGGCAAGGTGGCGGCCTCAGGCGAACCTGATACCTTGGGGTCTGATTTGCTGCCTAGGCGATTCGTCTGTTGTTGACCAAGGGCCCCTTTTCTTTGGACATCTTGAGTATTTGTAATGTCAAGTATCGAACTTCAAACTCTGAGGCTGAGCTCGGGCGGGAAGTACTCCATGTGTAACAAACCGTGTCATGATGGCCAAGCTCTTGAGTGGGCATTTCTTACTGGTCTGAGGTCTCTGTTCATTCGTGCCATCGAGTACCTATTATTTAGCGGTCCTTGCTTTAAGGTTCTCTGAAGACTCAAACAAGTACAACACCCCATCCTTTCGCGAGATACAGTTAAAAAGGGTTTATCCTAGCATCTTCATTTGTCGATTACAGATCAAATCGAACAGTCAACCGGAGCACGCTCTGGCTCCAATTTGACCTTGAATTCCCAACCCGCGAGGCTGGGAACTCGCTCGCTGTACCCAGACTCTGCCCCATAAGTGTTTTCCAACACCACTGAACGAGCATATGTCAAAGAAGGACCTTGATAGGAGTAGCTTGAAGTACTATGATATAGGATGGGGTCTGTTTTTGGTGAGCTTAGGGTTTACATACGTCCCGCTAGGAGTTTCGTTGCCAGTATACATCTGGATGCCTTCCGAGAAACTATGGGTTAAAATCGACGATGGGCAAAAAAAGACAGAGATTTGCGATAACATTGCTGATGATTCAGCCAGCTGATCTTCATGCAAGTCACTGAAAGATTGAAGCTGAACAAGTTGATTGACCTGGGAATGAAATAGGGGTTTGAAATCGAGATTGTCGTGCCTTTTCGGCCCTCGAACATAGCCCTAAATACCCGTTTTGACGGGTGTCAACTTACCTGTAGCGATGCCGACAGTATATGTGAGTGGCGGGTGGAGGTGAGTCATGAAGTTCTCGTTAAAATGAATTGTAATAAAGATGAGTACTTGCCATATGCGTACCTCTGCTCATCGCTTATTTTCCCGTCATCTCATGAATTCTGACCAAGTTGTCATTACAAGTTTTGACGGGTGTAAGTGAAGTACTGGTACTTACCACGCGCATACTACAGTACTCATTCACGGAAGCCACAAACTATGACAAGAAGTTGGACCGGAACAGAGCCGACTGCAGGATCTAGGCCGTCAGGTCGTACCTTCAAATTGGCGGCTGGAGGGTATGTAAGAAGGAGCCATAGAGAGCAAGTTGGAAAGAGCGAAAAATCGAAAAAGTTCCTTCTCTCTATAAATGACACACAATTGTATGTACATTGGAAGGAGCGAAATATCTTCTTGTTGCACATCTCCGTTCCAAACATTGAACCTCCTCTGCGAGGTTTCTCTTTCGCAGTTCTCTTCAGTTCCCAGGTTTCCAACTTTCAAACATGAAGCCACCACCTCATTCCGTTCTACGCTCCAAAGGTCACCTGCAGCCTTCGTCATCTCTGCCGTATTGATTTATTTATCTAGAAGTAGTCAGGTAGCGGATAGGATCATGACGGCAAGTAAGGAACAAGAGAAGAccgacccccccccccccccccccccccaggtGTCTCTGAACAGCCTGAAACGCTGAGGACGATGGCCTTGCATGGGCACCTATACACATCTCACATGCTCCTGGGAGTTGAGGACAGAATCGATGTTCGATACAAAATATGAGAGGTACGGTGAGCGGGTGACTGGGCAAGGTTTGGTTAAATACTTCCACATCAAGTTCATATGCTTGGTAGTTTTCGGTGGGTAAGGGCGCAACTTCTATGCGTCCAGCATTTCAGATAGTGATGCATGACAACGGGACCAAGATCCATAGGATCCAATAAGGCAGTCTGTCTGCTCATGTGTCGTCAAAATACTTTTCGGAATCCTGGCTGAGTCCTGAAGACAGTGGGTCTATATCAAGGGAGACcgaagaaaggaaagtagTGGATGGAACAAAAAGGAGGTTGATTGAATCGTCAACTGCACTTCCAGTTATACATGGCAATCAAGCTCCGTAGAGAACAGAACATTAACTCACTGGAACTTTTCCATCGAGAAGCCTGGAGCTGAcacctctcttctttctctgtctctctttctctctttttttatttcttttttgttttatAATTCTTTCTTTAGatgttatatatatacttaggCGTGGGATGGCCCATGGTCTGGAAAGACCGACAAGTATCGAGCTCAAAAAGTGTAGCGTAGGAAGACCCTCAACGAAAGTGGAAGGCAAACAATAGCGACCGTTGACTGCCAAGCTAGATAGGCTGCGTTGTGAATAAAGGACATTGTGCTCTCTCTCGAAACTTGATGAGAGTTGTTTGTAAGTCGGCCGTTTTGTGTATTATTACATGCGTGATTGTGCATACAGCAATTGTCCCTCTTAATCCTTTCCGCCATTGACTATGACACGAATGCATTAGTTAGATCATTGAGACGTAAAAACCCTGCTGCCTTTTAGTTTTGaagccctcctcttccaaggCCGCTCAGTGCCATCGTCTTCTGTCTTCCATCCACCCACCTCTCGGCTATAGAGAGTTCTCAATATCCATCACCTCCTTGATTCCCTCCTCAATGGTGGCCACCCGGGCCTTTTCCAGCCTCTTGAGCGGTCGCCTCGGGTACCCGCCATATCCAAAGTAGCTCTGAATAGCCTGCTTGGTGCCGGCAATGGCAGCCTTCGTCAAGTACCAGTCGCCCTTTGCAAGAGTCTTCTGAAGCGCAATTGCTTCATCAATCTTGCCCTCCACATACAAGTTCCACACCTTGACGCACACCTTGGGCATCACGTTGGCTCCTCCGGCAATGAtaccgctgccgccgctggcCAAGGTCTGGACAGTGAAGTCGCACATTCCACCGAATGCCATGTAGCCAGATCCCTCGGCCCAGGGAGTCTTGGCATTAGTTGCCTGGGCCACTCGTGTGAGCTTGCCGGTGTTTCCGCAGGTGAACTTGGTGCCCACAATGTTGGGATGCGCGGCGAGCTTGATCAGCAGATCTGAGTCCATGTCGATACCAGCAACAGCCCCGGGATAGTTATACAGAATGAGCGGCAGAGGGCTCTCGTCAGCCACGGCGATGAAGTAGTCGTGAATTGCTTGCTCGTCCATGAGGAAACGGAAGTatgagggagggaggagtagCACGTAATCGCCGCCAGCTTCCTGGGCGATTCTGCACAACTCGATTGTTCCTCTAACACTGCCCTCCGTTGCGCCAACAATAATGGGGGTGTCCCTGAAACCAGCCTCATCCAACGCTTCCCTGGTGGCGCGGGTTACCGTTGCCTTTTCCTCTCGTGTACAGTGGATAGCCTCTCCATTGGAGCCCATAGTTACCAGACCAGCAAGTCCATCCTTGACCAAACGTGCGGCATGTTTCTTGATGGTGGGAATGTCGAGGTCTTCGGTCTCAGCATCGAAGAAGGTCATGGTTGGGGCGTAGATGCCGCATGGAAGAGGTCTTCCCGGGGCCTGCTGGCCGTTCGTGGCACCACTGGACACAGTCATGATGGATGTGTATATGGGCAAAATGATATGTGCTAACTCAGGTGGTTGAAGCTTGAGGCTTTGAACAGGCGTGATGCACGGAAGTAGCGGCAGAGGAAtcagaaaaaaaggaggcaATGGGCAGAAGGAGTAGGCGTAAGCAAGTGAGGGAACGCCGTTTACTTATCTGAGAAAGAAAGGTTCACGGTAACATACAGTCCAGCATTGCCCGACTCGGTACCCCAACTGTGGGGTGTCATGGCGTGCCGTGGAAGCAAAATGTTCAGAAACCAGGAGCAGTTCGCTCGGACATTGGTCCGAGGCGGCCAACCAAAGGCACTAGCCAACGCGGTTCCTGTTGGATGAAGACGAAAGTCGGTAAAAACAGAGGGCAAGGCAAATAGACAGCGGCTTATTCATGAAGCGGACCATTAGATGGACCCGgattttggggggggggggggggaagggggaggaagatggaggagatgtAATGGAGGGGTTTACCCCAAGGACATTTACAGCCGGACGGGGGGACTGGGGATTATGGGGAACAAATCACGCATTCACCTCATTTTTGTCCAAAACGCCGCCTTGACTTGGTTTAGTATGGCGGCGAGCGGGAAAAGGATGGGGTTAATGGGGAATGGCGGCGGCTTatccggtggtggtggaagttgAGGATGCCGGGTCATTGGGCCTCGCCAAGAGATATATCCAGAAACTTTTGGGGTGATATTCTCGTAGACCGCTCAAGTCCAAAAACACTTGTTTTGAAATGTCTTTTGTAAGTGTAGGATACTGGGAGTGAAGGGTTCGGAGTGACCTCGTCAATTTGATACCCAGCAATATGGTCTGGAGATCTGCGGACATAAGTGCATAAAATGCCAACTTCGCATGCGATCTGTTGGTTAACGGCTTGTCACCAATATGTTTGCTCTTGGAGGTTAAGTAGATGTTTTGCACACGAAGACGCCTCCCGCCGCCTAGGGAGTCTGCTGAGCTGATGTCACTTCGCCAAATACCGTGCATTGTAGGGGAGATGGTGCGAGCGTGGCTGTTTGACTCTGGCATCATGGCTTTAGACGTACACTAGCTATGCGCTATGTATCCGATGGCGGCGAGAACGTCAAGTGAAGGCTCACATGTGCCAAGTAGCCTGGGGAGGCCTGCTAGCTAGGTATGTAGTCGCCTTCTGGTGTCGTCGACCACGAGACGGAACGAATATTTCCTCCAATGAAGATGGCCTCATAAAAGTCAACGgcaaggatgatgatgcacACCCCCACCATCAGATTAGGTATGGAGTATCTCCAACCAGGCAAGAAAAGAGGCTGACTCGGTGAAAATGGGGTAGTTTTTGGAAGATGCAGTGCGGTCCTGTCCGAGGAGTAGAAGGGCACTCAGTTTAGGCCTGAAAGCATGGACGGTCGAGAGAAGTAATTCGATGACCAAAATGTggaagggaggaagtggaaagatGCGAACTCTGGTGGGGGGGGGTGAATTGCGGGGAAAAGGCAACCCCAAAAGTTGACGTGGGGGAAGGAGCGGGTCGGCCAGGGGTGCTGAGTGCTGGGTGCTGGGGGGGTTGCACCCCACCTTCTGTCCACTACACTAGATTCGCACAccctccccatcccctcACGAGCCACGACCCCGCCAATGAAAGCTTCCCCGCGTTCGAGGTCCGTACCGTGACCATGACAgctctattttttttttatttttttttattttttttataatctTTTCATGAAGCCCGCAAGCCACCAAAGCCATGGCAATGTCTACAAGTAAATCCCCTGGAATCTTCTGGTATTACACGGGACAAATTAAGCAACTACAGGTCTGCCACCTCGGAATGAAGTTGGCAATGTAGTGAAAGTTCAAGGACACTGAATATGGATTCACAAGATcgcgaggccatcaaggtacaCAACCCGTTTCGCGGGACCCGATCGACAGAATCCATCCCATTTGTAGACCGTGTATTGAGCAATTCCTTCTATGCGCTCCAATGATATCAATTCTTCCGAGGAGCACTAAAGTATGGACATCAGTTTCCCGAAAAGCCAAGTTCGAGATGACTTGGATGGCTCTATACATCGTAGTGGAAGACCATTCTTGACGGTCACTTGGTCAGAGACTCAACAAACGGCCCGATGTGTATTAGGTTGAAAGTCGTGTCACGATAATTATTCCGACCACGAGAAATGCAGTTGCTCTGTCGGTCCATCCAACCCCGGCTAAGCTCTTCCCGTTGAGCTCCATCTATATACAAACAAGCATCCAGCAACCAGCTTCACCTTGGGAAGACAAAAACTGACTGCCATTTTTTCCTGTGAACTCCGTTCTCTTCCAATTGTCACTGTCAAATCGCCCAACATGGCCTCTCCTCTCAATGTGTTGATGGTAAGTTCGCCATATCCAGATCCTGACTGGCACAATCACTGTCTTACTTGGTTAGGTTGGTACTGGTGAGTACACCACCGGTTTTGTCGGCGGCGGTGCCTCAGGCTCGGACAAGaaggttggtgttgttggactGTCAATGTTTGATCTGCGTCG is a genomic window containing:
- a CDS encoding L-threo-3-deoxy-hexulosonate aldolase produces the protein MTVSSGATNGQQAPGRPLPCGIYAPTMTFFDAETEDLDIPTIKKHAARLVKDGLAGLVTMGSNGEAIHCTREEKATVTRATREALDEAGFRDTPIIVGATEGSVRGTIELCRIAQEAGGDYVLLLPPSYFRFLMDEQAIHDYFIAVADESPLPLILYNYPGAVAGIDMDSDLLIKLAAHPNIVGTKFTCGNTGKLTRVAQATNAKTPWAEGSGYMAFGGMCDFTVQTLASGGSGIIAGGANVMPKVCVKVWNLYVEGKIDEAIALQKTLAKGDWYLTKAAIAGTKQAIQSYFGYGGYPRRPLKRLEKARVATIEEGIKEVMDIENSL